In a genomic window of Nodosilinea sp. E11:
- the psaI gene encoding photosystem I reaction center subunit VIII, translated as MPAAFLPSILVPLVGLVFPAVAMAFLFLYIEREDAA; from the coding sequence ATGCCAGCTGCCTTTTTACCCTCTATTTTGGTTCCCCTAGTGGGCCTTGTGTTTCCCGCCGTTGCGATGGCCTTTTTATTCCTTTACATTGAGCGGGAAGACGCTGCGTAG
- a CDS encoding DUF2470 domain-containing protein translates to MAEPITPAVSDRICKHMNDDHAEAVLLYATAYGNQPTATAAQMEAVDPEGMTLAVTVDGAPTTVRVSFDHTLEGAEDAHHTLVAMLKQAKAKV, encoded by the coding sequence ATGGCTGAGCCAATTACCCCTGCGGTGAGCGATCGCATCTGCAAACACATGAACGACGACCACGCCGAAGCAGTGCTGCTTTACGCCACTGCCTACGGTAACCAACCCACAGCCACAGCGGCCCAGATGGAAGCCGTTGACCCCGAAGGCATGACCCTGGCAGTCACAGTAGACGGTGCCCCGACAACCGTACGCGTGTCCTTCGACCACACTTTAGAAGGCGCAGAAGACGCTCACCACACCCTGGTAGCTATGCTCAAGCAGGCCAAAGCCAAGGTTTGA
- a CDS encoding glycosyltransferase, whose amino-acid sequence MQAHRTDLLEAPKQDFKQDIRAYFDHIAPELDHWSRRNRYYYRDLARLHQFIIPAGSRVLEVGCGVGDLLHATAPAVGVGIDFAPAVAAIARQKYPHLCIYALDAETLDPAQLASEHRQFDYIVLSGVLGYLGDIQAVLQRLQPFCQPHTRLILTFHNHLWEPLLGLAEAIGQRRPQPPQNWLGMDDVANLLTVTGYRPLKRGSRFLWPKYLPGIAGFVNRWLAPLPLVKHLCLTTFIVARPEPQALASPNAPTCSVIIPARNEAGNIAAAVDRLPPLGAHTEVIFVEGHSHDQTWETIQTLVQTYRGPFTLKAFQQTGRGKADAVRLGFDKASGDLLMILDADLTVPPEDLPHFVEVLASGRGEFANGSRLVYPRSKMAMPWLNTLANKTFALLFSFLLEQPLKDTLCGTKVLWRRDYDRLAAGRSYFGDFDPFGDFDLLFGAAKLHLHIVEVPIRYQPRTYGSSNIAHVREGLILLKMCLYASRKLKFW is encoded by the coding sequence ATTCAAGCCCATAGGACTGATCTGCTTGAGGCCCCCAAGCAAGACTTCAAGCAAGATATTCGGGCCTATTTTGACCACATTGCTCCCGAGCTAGACCACTGGAGTCGTCGCAACCGCTACTACTACCGTGATCTGGCTCGGCTTCATCAATTTATTATTCCTGCTGGTAGCCGTGTGCTAGAGGTGGGCTGCGGAGTCGGTGACCTGCTTCACGCTACGGCTCCAGCGGTGGGAGTGGGCATTGACTTTGCCCCGGCGGTGGCGGCGATCGCCCGCCAAAAATACCCCCACCTCTGCATTTACGCACTCGATGCCGAAACCCTCGATCCGGCGCAGCTAGCCTCCGAGCATCGCCAGTTTGACTACATTGTCCTGTCGGGGGTGTTGGGTTATCTGGGCGATATCCAGGCGGTCCTCCAGCGGCTTCAGCCCTTTTGTCAGCCCCACACCCGACTCATTCTCACGTTCCACAACCATCTGTGGGAGCCGCTGCTGGGCTTGGCCGAGGCGATTGGTCAGCGTCGTCCCCAGCCGCCCCAAAACTGGCTGGGTATGGATGACGTAGCCAATCTGCTTACGGTCACGGGTTACCGCCCGTTGAAACGGGGCAGTCGGTTTTTGTGGCCCAAATATCTGCCTGGAATAGCGGGTTTTGTCAACCGCTGGTTGGCCCCCTTGCCCCTAGTCAAGCACCTGTGCCTGACTACCTTTATTGTGGCTCGCCCTGAGCCACAGGCGTTGGCCAGCCCCAATGCCCCTACCTGTTCTGTGATCATTCCCGCCCGCAATGAGGCCGGCAATATTGCCGCCGCCGTGGATCGCTTGCCTCCGTTAGGTGCCCATACCGAGGTGATTTTTGTCGAGGGCCACTCCCACGACCAGACCTGGGAGACCATTCAGACTCTGGTGCAAACCTATCGAGGGCCGTTCACCCTCAAAGCCTTTCAGCAGACCGGACGGGGTAAGGCCGACGCGGTGCGGCTGGGGTTCGACAAAGCCAGCGGCGACCTGCTGATGATTCTCGATGCCGACTTAACGGTGCCCCCCGAAGATTTACCCCATTTTGTGGAGGTGCTGGCTTCGGGGCGGGGCGAGTTTGCCAATGGGTCTCGCCTGGTGTATCCCCGCTCGAAAATGGCTATGCCCTGGCTAAATACGCTGGCCAACAAAACATTTGCTCTGCTGTTTTCGTTTTTGCTCGAGCAGCCTCTCAAAGACACGCTCTGCGGCACTAAAGTGCTGTGGCGGCGCGACTACGATCGCCTGGCAGCCGGACGCAGCTATTTTGGTGACTTTGACCCCTTTGGCGACTTTGACCTCTTGTTTGGGGCGGCTAAGCTCCATCTGCACATTGTAGAAGTGCCCATTCGGTATCAGCCGCGCACCTACGGCAGCTCCAACATTGCCCATGTCAGAGAAGGGCTGATCTTGCTGAAGATGTGCCTCTACGCCTCCCGGAAGCTAAAATTTTGGTAG